The following coding sequences are from one Nicotiana tabacum cultivar K326 chromosome 1, ASM71507v2, whole genome shotgun sequence window:
- the LOC142163081 gene encoding uncharacterized protein LOC142163081, whose translation MLVSKDLDLHTCIELLKTHSLFKSCRFIVDISERIFASTSNEHANTKTQHDNQERCQQIVEVNMVEAQPLNEEVHQTFDSIQVEGQSIIEIDNEQALGIQVLESAPVIEIVADKICTQITKRRSNLKQKESPTTILRENSSLDQIKVGLVFDKKKSIINFFSNVAIKGHFEFKVVRSSSTRYSLTCNDDRCRWCVRAFRIKDSTLFKIVKLEKKHDCSVNTRKADQSHATSKLISGYIIDNLRDPRFKVTPAFVMAEMQKLHGLDIGYHKAWRAIQHASALIRGSPEENYELLCSYLYMMTSKNPGTYTNIKIDDNNRFLYMFYAYGSSIAGWNHCRPVIAIDATFLKSKYRGVLMISVSKDANNQIFPLAFGIAESENNNSYEWYFSQLRNAIGSRENLIFLSDRHQAIANGIVKVYPESHHGICIYHLEQNLKRRKVKSKVIKLFQSAARVYKRKEFDIYMSDIANVDKKTYDYLMEEPPERWARSCSPQRRYDMLTTNIVESMNSVLLEARELPILRMMDFIQVKLQHWFYERRNKAEGTFYDVSCWVEEELKNRIDLAFTLNVFPVDSWPIEKRNIKKSDFCSHWYLKESWLKTYERQIHLVGHTDSWIVPESVKSQIVKPPDFKVPPGRRQKKRHIPATEPSKITFKCGRCRRIGHNRTACIYSPALHPFSRKHREE comes from the exons ATGCTTGTATCCAAAGATTTAGATCTTCACACATGTATAGAGTTGCTAAAAACTCATTCACTCTTCAAGAGCTGTCGTTTCATAGTTGATATTTCGGAAAGAATTTTTGCATCAACAAGCAATGAACATGCCAACACAAAAACTCAACATGACAATCAAGAGCGATGCCAACAGATAGTTGAAGTAAATATGGTTGAAGCTCAACCATTAAATGAAGAGGTGCATCAAACATTTGAttctattcaagtagaaggacaaAGCATTATAGAGATTGACAACGAACAAGCTTTGGGTATTCAAGTCTTAGAGAGTGCACCGGTAATCGAAATAGTTGCTGACAAAATCTGCACTCAAATAACTAAACGAAGatcaaatttgaaacaaaaagaatccccaactacgATATTAAGAGAAAATTCTTCTTTGGATCAAATAAAAGTCGGATTAGTATTTGACAAGAAGAAGagcataattaattttttttctaatgTAGCAATCAAAGGACATTTTGAATTCAAAGTTGTTAGATCAAGCTCAACAAGATATTCGTTGACATGCAATGATGATAGGTGCCGTTGGTGTGTGCGtgctttcagaattaaagacTCAACATTATTCAAGATAGTAAAGCTTGAGAAAAAGCATGACTGCTCTGTTAACACTAGGAAAGCAGATCAAAGTCATGCTACTTCAAAGTTGATTAGTGGTTACATTATCGATAATCTTCGGGACCCAAGATTTAAAGTTACACCAGCTTTTGTCATGGCAGAGATGCAAAAATTGCATGGACTAGACATTGGATATCACAAGGCGTGGCGTGCTATTCAACATGCTTCCGCTTTAATAAGAGGAAGTCCCGAAGAAAATTATGAATTATTGTgttcatacttgtatatgatGACAAGTAAAAACCCGGGAACTTATACTAACATAAAGATAGACGACAACAACAG gtttctttatatgttttacGCATATGGATCATCGATAGCTGGTTGGAATCATTGTAGACCAGTGATTGCTATTGATGCGACTTTTTTGAAGTCAAAATATCgtggtgttttaatgatttcagTTTCAAAAGATGCAAATAACCAAATTTTCCCATTAGCCTTTGGAATAGCAGAATCTGAAAACAACAATTCCTATGAGTGGTACTTTAGTCAGCTTCGCAATGCAATTGGGAGCCGTgagaatttgatttttttatcaGACAGGCATCAAGCTATTGCAAATGGCATTGTAAAGGTATATCCTGAAAGCCATCATGGGATTTGCATCTATCATTTGGAGCAGAACCTAAAGCGAAGAAAGGTGAAAAGTAAGGTCATAAAACTTTTCCAAAGTGCTGCAAGAGTATACAAGCGTAAAGAATTTGACATATACATGTCAGATATTGCAAATGTAGATAAGAAAACTTATGACTACTTGATGGAAGAACCACCGGAAAGATGGGCACGTTCTTGTAGTCCACAACGAAGAtatgacatgctcacaacaaacATAGTTGAGTCGATGAATTCAGTGCTATTAGAAGCAAGGGAGCTGCCTATACTAAGAATGATGGATTTCATTCAAGTGAAGCTACAACATTGgttttatgaaagaagaaataaagcaGAAGGAACATTTTATGATGTTTCTTGTTGGGTAGAGGAGGAATTGAAGAACAGAATAGATTTAGCATTTACTTTGAAC GTCTTCCCTGTTGATTCATGGC CTATCGAGAAGAGAAACATCAAGAAGTCTGACTTTTGTTCGCACTGGTACTTAAAGGAATCTTGGCTGAAAACATATGAAAGACAAATACATCTTGTAGGACATACTGATTCATGGATTGTACCAGAGAGTGTTAAGTCACAAATTGTTAAACCTCCAGATTTCAAAGTGCCACCAGGTAGAAGGCAAAAGAAAAGGCATATTCCTGCTACCGAGccatcaaaaataacattcaaatgTGGTCGTTGCAGAAGAATTGGTCATAATAGAACAGCTTGTATATATTCTCCGGCACTCCATCCATTTTCAAGAAAGCATAGAGAAGAGTAG